In Halomonas denitrificans, one DNA window encodes the following:
- the egtB gene encoding ergothioneine biosynthesis protein EgtB, which translates to MNAQAAFDSPTTSAGPDFNAVDAATLDAALLIDAYRSVRSATERLIADLGPEDQNLQPMAQASPIKWHRAHTTWFFETFLLERELDDWKPQHPAYGELFNSYYNGIGRQHPRARRHLIARPDQAEVTAYRDRVDDAMVDWLQGLDEKGIERVAGRVILGLNHEQQHQELILTDYKASMPDNPLARTLGQHPDPVRAGRVADAGWRSFDAGETEIGHAGPGFAFDNETPRHRALLHRPFALATRTVTCGEWAEFIADGGYRQPLLWLADGWAWLQENDVRAPLYWHDDGTLETLAGRRERRADDPVTHIGFYEAMAYAEWAGARLPTEAEWEHAAREAPIAGHFADAGRYHPEPAGDDGALCRLFGSVWEWTQSAYLPYPGFEPAPGAVGEYNGKFMANQMVLRGGSCATPPGHVRPSYRNFFYPVDRWQFTGLRLARSE; encoded by the coding sequence ATGAACGCACAGGCCGCCTTCGACTCCCCGACAACGAGCGCGGGGCCCGACTTCAACGCAGTCGACGCCGCGACGCTCGACGCGGCCCTGCTGATCGACGCCTATCGTTCGGTGCGATCCGCAACCGAGCGGCTGATCGCCGACCTGGGGCCCGAGGACCAGAACCTCCAGCCCATGGCGCAGGCCAGCCCGATCAAGTGGCATCGGGCGCACACCACCTGGTTCTTCGAGACCTTCCTGCTCGAACGGGAGCTCGACGACTGGAAGCCGCAGCACCCGGCCTACGGCGAGCTGTTCAACAGCTACTACAACGGCATCGGGCGCCAGCATCCGCGGGCCCGGCGACACCTGATCGCTCGACCCGACCAGGCCGAGGTCACCGCCTACCGGGACCGGGTCGACGATGCGATGGTCGACTGGCTGCAAGGCCTCGACGAGAAGGGCATCGAACGGGTCGCCGGCCGGGTGATTCTCGGCCTGAACCACGAGCAGCAGCACCAGGAACTGATCCTCACGGACTACAAGGCCTCGATGCCGGACAATCCGCTGGCGCGCACGCTGGGCCAGCACCCCGATCCGGTCCGGGCCGGCCGGGTCGCCGACGCGGGCTGGCGGTCCTTCGACGCCGGCGAAACCGAGATCGGACACGCCGGCCCCGGGTTCGCCTTCGACAACGAGACCCCGCGTCACCGCGCCCTGCTCCATCGACCGTTCGCCCTGGCCACCCGGACCGTGACCTGCGGCGAATGGGCCGAGTTCATCGCCGACGGCGGGTATCGGCAGCCCCTGCTCTGGCTGGCCGACGGCTGGGCCTGGCTGCAGGAGAACGACGTACGGGCGCCGCTGTACTGGCACGACGACGGCACGCTGGAAACGCTGGCCGGACGGCGCGAGCGCCGGGCCGACGACCCGGTGACCCACATCGGCTTCTACGAGGCGATGGCCTACGCCGAATGGGCGGGCGCCCGGCTGCCGACGGAGGCCGAGTGGGAGCACGCCGCACGCGAAGCGCCCATTGCCGGGCACTTCGCGGACGCTGGCCGCTACCACCCGGAACCCGCGGGCGACGACGGCGCGCTCTGCCGGCTGTTCGGGTCGGTCTGGGAGTGGACCCAGTCGGCCTACCTGCCCTATCCGGGGTTCGAGCCCGCGCCGGGCGCGGTCGGCGAGTACAACGGCAAGTTCATGGCCAACCAGATGGTGCTGCGCGGCGGCAGCTGCGCCACGCCGCCGGGCCACGTCCGTCCCAGCTACCGGAATTTCTTCTATCCTGTCGACCGTTGGCAATTCACCGGTCTGCGACTGGCCCGGAGCGAATAA
- a CDS encoding uroporphyrinogen-III synthase yields MTASLTAAPTPRTPDRSDARPLVVVTRAAPDDSGLVERLAHDGFDALACPLQRRVPVDEDALAAAFEAQGPVDVLVLTSPHAADVAADVLGMGRLGEAQLIAPGAGTAARLADRSGGQARVQFPRSGGTSEDVLELPELASDRVAGRRVVILAAPGGRRLIADTLRGRGAEVVRLAPYLREAVAPSDALVAALDRKRPTITLLSSAAALAGLDRGLGAALRDRWLAGGFVVSSRRLADALRGLGAGQIEVADGASPDAMHRALTTLAAR; encoded by the coding sequence GTGACCGCTTCCTTGACCGCCGCCCCCACGCCGCGCACTCCCGACCGATCCGACGCGAGGCCGCTGGTCGTCGTGACCCGCGCCGCGCCGGACGACAGCGGCCTCGTCGAGCGACTGGCCCACGACGGCTTCGACGCGCTGGCCTGCCCGCTGCAGCGGCGCGTGCCGGTCGACGAGGACGCGCTGGCCGCCGCCTTCGAGGCGCAGGGACCGGTCGACGTTCTGGTCCTCACCAGCCCGCACGCGGCCGACGTCGCCGCCGACGTGCTCGGCATGGGGCGGCTCGGTGAAGCGCAACTCATCGCGCCCGGCGCCGGCACGGCAGCGCGCCTGGCGGATCGTTCGGGAGGCCAGGCCCGGGTGCAGTTTCCCCGGTCCGGCGGGACCAGCGAAGACGTGCTCGAATTGCCCGAGCTCGCGTCCGATCGCGTTGCGGGCCGGCGGGTCGTGATCCTCGCGGCTCCCGGCGGACGGCGCCTGATTGCCGATACGCTGCGCGGCCGTGGTGCGGAGGTGGTGCGTCTCGCGCCCTATCTTCGAGAAGCCGTGGCGCCGTCCGATGCGCTGGTCGCGGCGCTGGACCGGAAACGCCCGACGATCACGCTGCTGTCGAGCGCCGCCGCCCTGGCCGGGCTCGATCGCGGACTGGGGGCCGCGCTGCGGGATCGCTGGCTGGCCGGCGGGTTCGTCGTGTCCTCTCGCCGCCTCGCCGATGCGCTGCGTGGTCTGGGTGCCGGTCAAATCGAAGTCGCCGATGGCGCGTCCCCGGACGCGATGCACCGCGCGCTGACGACCCTGGCCGCTCGCTGA
- the hemC gene encoding hydroxymethylbilane synthase yields MNPRTIATRKSRLALWQTEYVRDELRAAHPELALDLLPLSTRGDEVLDRSLAEIGGKGLFLKELEQAIVDGRADLAVHSLKDVPARMPDGLVLAAWLPRADPADVWITRDGTPIEELPAGSRVGSSSLRRIRQLEALRPDLEVVPLRGNVETRMNAVFDGRIDATILAAAGVRRLGVEPRQALELPIEGWLPAPGQGVIAIECRADDRELHELLAAISCETTRTAVAAERAVVDRLGADCRMPLAALAHVADGRVHLRARIGGTGGVLVDVELEGATGDADALGREAADRLLASGGADILAELGVDIG; encoded by the coding sequence ATGAATCCACGCACCATCGCCACGCGCAAGAGCCGTCTGGCCCTGTGGCAGACCGAGTACGTCCGCGACGAACTGCGGGCCGCCCACCCGGAGCTGGCCCTGGACCTGCTGCCCTTGAGCACACGCGGGGACGAGGTGCTGGATCGTTCGCTGGCCGAGATCGGCGGCAAGGGCCTGTTCCTGAAGGAACTCGAACAGGCCATCGTCGACGGCCGCGCCGACCTCGCGGTGCACTCGTTGAAGGACGTGCCGGCGCGCATGCCCGACGGCCTGGTCCTTGCCGCCTGGCTGCCCCGGGCCGATCCCGCCGATGTCTGGATCACTCGCGACGGGACGCCGATCGAGGAGCTGCCGGCCGGCAGCCGGGTCGGCAGTTCCAGCCTGCGGCGGATCCGCCAGCTCGAGGCGCTTCGCCCGGACCTCGAGGTCGTCCCGCTGCGCGGCAATGTCGAAACCCGGATGAACGCGGTGTTCGACGGCCGGATCGACGCGACGATTCTCGCCGCGGCCGGTGTCCGCCGCCTCGGCGTGGAGCCGCGCCAGGCGCTGGAACTGCCGATCGAAGGCTGGCTTCCGGCGCCGGGCCAGGGCGTGATCGCCATCGAATGCCGCGCGGACGACCGGGAGCTGCACGAGTTGCTCGCGGCGATCAGCTGCGAAACGACCCGCACGGCGGTCGCGGCGGAGCGGGCCGTGGTCGATCGCCTCGGCGCCGACTGCCGGATGCCGCTGGCGGCCCTGGCCCACGTCGCCGACGGCCGGGTCCATCTCCGGGCACGGATCGGCGGTACGGGCGGGGTGCTGGTCGACGTCGAGCTGGAAGGCGCGACGGGCGATGCCGACGCCCTGGGCCGGGAGGCGGCCGATCGCTTGCTGGCGTCCGGCGGCGCGGACATCCTGGCCGAACTGGGCGTGGACATCGGCTAG
- a CDS encoding ATP-binding protein, with protein MSDLFQKTAADRDLTRRSLNYLALFRIGLAGVIVAVAFGGFNTAVEAEYKVFLARATGLTYILAAFSFAYYQWRPTFPFQELARFSLATDIVLLLLVLHCFGGLGSGLAILLIFTVGIAGLLLPIRTALFFAALISLGVIGEAWLAMSQGSGDALVLQAAIYGIASFATALGCSLLGRWGREYQLLAERRRNDLVGLEQVNDLIIRRMRSGVLVVDAELKVRQMNESAWYLLGNPSVSEDRLNVIAPALVDRLTHWRKTGRSEEEGLLLKATQAAVVPQFVRLPGVLGEATLIFLEDTSVVARRARDLAQASLARLSASIAHEIRNPLGALSHAAQLLGESPDLPKQDLRLIQIIRDHTARMNDIVENVLKLSRRERAQIEQVNITDWLRSLADEFRDQAGLPPSRVRVEAPRNAITVLIDPGQMHQAVSNLLENALRHAGSENHEPTLTLRLSPIRGHREMALDIIDDGPGIPLEKRSQIFEPFFTTHKQGSGLGLFLARQLCDANAAPLEYVQIPNAGACFRILLRRTGQDAEAAAHPKLANV; from the coding sequence TTGAGCGACCTGTTCCAGAAGACCGCTGCCGATCGCGACCTGACCCGTCGTTCGCTGAATTACCTCGCCCTGTTCCGGATCGGGCTGGCCGGCGTGATCGTCGCCGTGGCCTTCGGCGGCTTCAACACCGCCGTCGAAGCCGAATACAAGGTGTTCCTGGCCCGCGCCACGGGCCTGACCTACATCCTGGCCGCCTTCTCCTTCGCCTACTACCAGTGGCGTCCGACCTTCCCGTTCCAGGAACTGGCCCGCTTTTCGCTGGCCACGGACATCGTCCTGCTGCTGCTGGTGCTGCACTGCTTCGGCGGGCTGGGCAGCGGCCTGGCCATCCTGCTGATCTTCACCGTCGGCATCGCCGGCCTGCTGCTGCCGATCCGCACGGCGCTGTTCTTCGCCGCACTGATCTCCCTCGGCGTGATCGGCGAGGCCTGGCTGGCGATGAGCCAGGGGTCCGGCGACGCGCTGGTGCTGCAGGCCGCGATCTACGGCATCGCGTCCTTCGCCACCGCGCTGGGCTGTTCCCTGCTCGGCCGCTGGGGCCGCGAGTACCAGCTGCTGGCCGAGCGCCGCCGCAACGACCTGGTCGGCCTGGAACAGGTCAACGACCTGATCATCCGCCGCATGCGGTCCGGCGTGCTGGTGGTCGATGCCGAGCTGAAGGTCCGGCAGATGAACGAATCGGCCTGGTACCTGCTCGGCAATCCGTCGGTCAGCGAGGACCGATTGAACGTGATCGCGCCTGCGCTGGTCGACCGCCTGACGCACTGGCGCAAGACCGGCCGCTCGGAAGAGGAAGGGCTGCTGCTCAAGGCCACCCAGGCCGCCGTGGTGCCCCAGTTCGTGCGGCTGCCCGGGGTGCTCGGCGAGGCAACGCTGATCTTCCTCGAGGACACCTCGGTCGTCGCCCGGCGCGCCCGCGACCTGGCCCAGGCGTCCCTGGCTCGGCTGTCGGCGTCGATCGCCCACGAGATCCGCAACCCGCTCGGCGCGCTCAGCCACGCCGCGCAGCTGCTCGGCGAATCGCCGGACCTGCCGAAGCAGGACCTGCGCCTGATCCAGATCATCCGCGACCACACGGCGCGCATGAACGACATCGTCGAGAACGTACTGAAGCTGTCGCGGCGTGAGCGGGCCCAGATCGAGCAGGTCAACATCACCGACTGGCTGCGATCCCTGGCCGACGAGTTCCGCGACCAGGCCGGACTGCCGCCGAGCCGGGTCCGGGTGGAGGCGCCGCGCAACGCGATCACCGTGCTGATCGACCCCGGCCAGATGCACCAGGCCGTCTCGAACCTGCTCGAGAACGCGTTGCGCCACGCCGGCAGCGAGAATCACGAGCCGACGCTGACGCTGCGACTCAGCCCGATCCGCGGGCACCGGGAGATGGCGCTGGACATCATCGACGACGGGCCCGGCATTCCGCTCGAGAAACGCAGCCAGATCTTCGAGCCGTTCTTCACCACCCACAAGCAGGGATCGGGACTCGGCCTGTTCCTGGCCCGCCAGCTCTGCGACGCCAACGCCGCACCGCTGGAGTATGTTCAAATCCCCAATGCGGGGGCCTGTTTCCGTATCCTGCTGAGAAGAACCGGCCAGGACGCGGAGGCGGCCGCCCACCCCAAGCTTGCCAACGTCTGA
- a CDS encoding sigma-54 dependent transcriptional regulator: protein MSQPRALVVDDEPDLRELLDLTLTRMGVEVETAEDLSDARRKLGAGEFDFCLTDMRLPDGNGLSLVKEINRDRPNLPVAMITAYGKVEDAVTALKYGAFDFVSKPVDLEALRNLVRTAIKLRQDDAEKSAPADDEAAATPKKKEADASADKAPDVDRKAPAADSDQQAAILDRMIGRSESIKRVRQTIVKLARSQAPVMISGESGTGKELAARLIHDLSPRSEEPFVAVNCGAIPSELMESEFFGHKKGSFTGADSDKDGLFVAANGGTLFLDEVADLPLNMQVKLLRVIQEKRVRPIGGKEELPIDVRLLSASHKALKPLVESGDFRSDLYFRLNVIELALPALEQRSSDIPLLIEHFLEVIAEQWGDPPKTLSGEALDDLCKHSYSGNVRELFNILQRAVTLCEGDEIQVDDLQLERARLDTGDDLPTDPGDRSLDDYMENIEKRILENALKDARYNKTEAARRLGITFRSLRYKLDKYGID from the coding sequence ATGAGCCAACCCCGTGCACTGGTCGTCGACGACGAGCCGGACCTTCGTGAATTGCTGGACCTGACCCTGACCCGCATGGGCGTCGAGGTCGAGACGGCCGAAGACCTGTCCGACGCCCGTCGCAAGCTCGGCGCCGGCGAGTTCGACTTCTGCCTGACCGACATGCGCCTGCCCGACGGCAACGGCCTGAGCCTGGTCAAGGAGATCAACCGCGATCGGCCGAACCTGCCGGTGGCCATGATCACCGCCTACGGCAAGGTCGAGGACGCGGTGACCGCGCTGAAGTACGGCGCCTTCGACTTCGTGTCCAAGCCCGTCGATCTCGAGGCCCTGCGCAACCTGGTCCGGACCGCGATCAAGCTCCGCCAGGACGACGCCGAGAAGTCCGCGCCCGCCGACGACGAAGCGGCCGCAACGCCGAAGAAGAAGGAAGCCGACGCGTCGGCGGACAAGGCGCCGGACGTGGATCGAAAGGCACCGGCCGCGGACTCGGACCAGCAGGCGGCGATCCTCGATCGCATGATCGGACGCTCCGAGAGCATCAAGCGGGTGCGCCAGACCATCGTCAAGCTCGCACGCAGCCAGGCGCCGGTGATGATCAGCGGCGAATCGGGCACGGGCAAGGAACTGGCCGCGCGCCTGATCCACGACCTCAGCCCGCGCTCCGAGGAGCCCTTCGTCGCGGTCAATTGCGGGGCGATTCCGTCGGAATTGATGGAAAGCGAGTTCTTCGGTCACAAGAAGGGCAGCTTCACCGGGGCCGACAGCGACAAGGACGGCCTGTTCGTCGCGGCCAACGGCGGCACCCTGTTTCTCGACGAGGTCGCCGACCTGCCGCTGAACATGCAGGTCAAGTTGCTCCGCGTGATCCAGGAAAAGCGCGTGCGGCCGATCGGCGGAAAGGAAGAATTGCCGATCGACGTTCGCCTGCTCTCGGCATCGCACAAGGCGCTCAAGCCGCTGGTCGAGTCCGGCGACTTCCGCAGCGACCTCTATTTCCGCCTGAACGTCATCGAACTGGCACTGCCGGCGCTCGAACAGCGCAGCTCCGACATTCCCCTGCTGATCGAACACTTCCTCGAGGTCATCGCCGAACAGTGGGGCGACCCTCCGAAGACCCTGTCCGGGGAGGCGCTCGACGACCTGTGCAAGCACTCCTATTCGGGCAACGTGCGCGAGCTGTTCAACATCCTGCAGCGCGCGGTCACCCTGTGCGAGGGCGACGAGATCCAGGTCGACGACCTGCAGCTGGAGCGGGCTCGCCTCGACACCGGCGACGACCTGCCGACCGATCCGGGCGACCGCAGCCTCGACGACTACATGGAAAACATCGAGAAGCGGATTCTCGAGAACGCCCTGAAGGACGCGCGCTACAACAAGACCGAGGCGGCGCGGCGGCTGGGCATCACCTTCCGCTCGCTGCGCTACAAGCTCGACAAGTACGGCATCGACTGA
- the egtD gene encoding L-histidine N(alpha)-methyltransferase: MDSEHPSAAFLRDAVDGLGRPQPELPCKYLYDERGSALFEAICRTRDYYVTRADLALHEAHLQDIVDRIGPEAHIVEFGSGAGIKIRSILEGCDRPRAYTPIEISGEALDASVEELTRRFPNIEILPLQADYTQPVPDEVLQLDPPARRRVVYFPGSTISNFTHAEAVDFLVRMRRIAGAGGGVLIGVDLVKDASTLRAAYDDADGVTAAFNRNLLVRLRDELGADLDPDAFEHEARWNDGEERIEMHLVARRDTAIELAGQRFDFAAGQSIHTENSHKYSIESFRALAAKAGLASIRTWTDPEGLFSMHYLESA; this comes from the coding sequence ATGGATTCCGAACACCCGAGCGCGGCGTTCCTGCGGGACGCCGTCGACGGACTGGGCCGCCCCCAGCCCGAGCTGCCCTGCAAGTACCTCTACGACGAGCGCGGATCGGCGCTGTTCGAAGCGATCTGCAGGACCCGGGACTACTACGTCACCCGGGCCGATCTCGCTCTCCACGAAGCACACCTCCAGGACATCGTCGACCGGATCGGCCCCGAAGCGCACATCGTCGAGTTCGGATCGGGCGCCGGCATCAAGATCCGCAGCATCCTCGAGGGCTGCGATCGGCCCCGGGCCTACACACCGATCGAGATCTCCGGCGAAGCGCTGGACGCGTCGGTCGAGGAACTGACCCGCCGCTTCCCGAACATCGAGATCCTCCCGCTGCAGGCCGACTACACCCAGCCGGTCCCGGACGAGGTGCTTCAGCTCGACCCTCCGGCCCGACGCCGCGTGGTCTACTTTCCCGGATCGACGATCAGCAACTTCACCCACGCCGAGGCGGTCGACTTTCTGGTGAGGATGCGACGCATCGCCGGTGCCGGCGGCGGCGTGCTGATCGGCGTCGACCTGGTCAAGGACGCCTCGACGCTGCGCGCAGCCTACGACGACGCCGACGGCGTGACCGCGGCGTTCAATCGCAACCTGCTGGTCCGCCTGCGCGACGAACTCGGCGCCGATCTCGACCCGGATGCCTTCGAGCACGAAGCTCGCTGGAACGACGGCGAGGAACGGATCGAGATGCACCTCGTCGCACGCCGCGACACGGCGATCGAGCTCGCCGGCCAGCGCTTCGACTTCGCCGCCGGCCAGTCGATCCACACGGAGAACAGCCACAAGTACTCGATCGAGAGCTTTCGGGCGCTGGCCGCGAAGGCGGGCCTCGCGTCGATCCGGACCTGGACCGACCCCGAGGGCCTGTTCAGCATGCATTACCTCGAGAGCGCCTGA
- a CDS encoding DUF11 domain-containing protein, whose product MNRFILHGVALAGLLAGQAVAQVQVSIDGQPPLSIDSDIAEISYQPAARRLEVRTNWDDLRCVINPAGPQVTLPVPQPGDFVFALDSYDGDVLGEYVIESDGTINQLLAAIQGDPAVLEVVTSASRVANCSGGECANLVCAPGGTPVFGAGFEPIVADLGVVWETAPAGETLEIVGGGASRSMVLTASNTGQLDADSVFVDVDVLVPGDGSIPCPTVVSGGNGFSFDANCSGTWTIGNLPADSQVQMELAYLAASNAPLGALAVSDAVIDAPSVSDVNLGNNTDSVDLEVVREAELVVDAVSIPAAVVDLTNGPEDVDFSLAVDPARGPSDLNNEIRFVVMLPQSGDIVFDIPDADYDPVSGTWTPVVAGLPVELTGTMTVNSYEPGMQNFCFGIQSATPVDAGVDVSIAADSDPIRCLDVTGPETVALTIDAVAPATVIAGSSAPGPGNLLHTFTLTNENATFDGENIGADLVIALPPAGTTIESIVASAGSIVQTAPDTWSWSLALLPAGQAETVDVVYLVDASTAALDVVAAGLGNLSIDPSQVLADPSEAASVTTTVDREIDLVITSGESADPVAPGETLVYIFQASNVGPSDGSNVTVDLATVLPANVSVANVSSNFLGSYSNGVWTIPSLEAGNAIDAALTVEIAVGSGATPAANAISGTATVTGSNETRINTGDDSATETTSISAS is encoded by the coding sequence ATGAATCGATTTATTCTCCACGGTGTCGCGCTGGCCGGTCTGCTGGCCGGACAGGCTGTCGCCCAGGTGCAGGTGAGCATCGACGGCCAGCCGCCGCTCTCGATCGACAGCGACATCGCCGAGATCAGCTACCAGCCCGCTGCACGGCGGCTGGAAGTGCGGACCAACTGGGACGATCTGCGCTGCGTGATCAACCCCGCCGGGCCGCAGGTCACGCTCCCGGTTCCGCAGCCGGGCGACTTCGTGTTCGCGCTCGACAGCTACGACGGCGACGTGCTCGGCGAGTACGTGATCGAATCCGACGGCACCATCAACCAGCTGCTGGCAGCAATCCAGGGCGACCCGGCCGTGCTCGAGGTCGTGACCAGCGCATCGCGGGTCGCCAATTGCTCCGGCGGCGAGTGCGCGAACCTGGTCTGTGCACCGGGCGGAACGCCGGTGTTCGGCGCCGGCTTCGAGCCGATCGTGGCCGATCTCGGCGTGGTCTGGGAAACGGCGCCGGCCGGCGAGACGCTGGAGATCGTCGGCGGCGGGGCGTCGCGCTCCATGGTGCTGACGGCCAGCAACACCGGCCAGCTCGACGCGGACTCGGTGTTCGTCGACGTCGACGTGCTGGTGCCCGGTGACGGGAGCATTCCGTGCCCGACCGTGGTGTCCGGCGGCAACGGCTTCAGTTTCGACGCCAACTGCAGCGGCACCTGGACGATCGGCAACCTGCCCGCCGATTCGCAGGTCCAGATGGAGCTGGCCTACTTGGCCGCCTCGAATGCACCGCTCGGCGCGCTGGCCGTGTCCGACGCGGTGATCGATGCGCCGTCGGTGTCCGACGTCAACCTCGGCAACAACACCGACAGCGTGGACCTGGAGGTCGTGCGCGAAGCGGAGCTGGTGGTCGACGCCGTCTCCATTCCGGCCGCCGTGGTCGACCTCACGAACGGCCCGGAGGACGTCGACTTCTCGCTGGCCGTGGACCCGGCTCGCGGACCGTCGGACCTCAACAACGAAATCCGATTCGTCGTGATGCTGCCCCAGTCGGGCGACATCGTGTTCGATATCCCGGACGCCGACTACGACCCGGTCAGCGGCACCTGGACCCCCGTCGTGGCGGGGCTGCCGGTCGAGCTGACCGGAACGATGACGGTCAACTCCTACGAGCCGGGCATGCAGAACTTCTGCTTCGGCATCCAGTCCGCGACGCCGGTGGATGCCGGCGTCGACGTGTCCATCGCCGCCGATTCCGACCCGATCCGCTGCCTCGACGTGACCGGTCCCGAGACCGTTGCCCTGACCATCGATGCCGTCGCCCCGGCCACGGTCATCGCCGGCAGTTCGGCCCCGGGTCCGGGCAACCTGCTGCACACCTTCACCCTGACCAACGAGAACGCCACCTTCGACGGCGAGAACATCGGCGCCGACCTGGTCATCGCGCTGCCGCCGGCGGGCACCACGATCGAATCGATCGTGGCCTCGGCCGGTTCGATCGTCCAGACCGCACCGGACACCTGGAGCTGGTCGCTGGCCCTGCTGCCGGCGGGCCAGGCCGAAACCGTGGACGTGGTCTACCTGGTCGATGCCTCGACCGCCGCGCTCGACGTGGTCGCCGCCGGCCTCGGCAACCTGTCGATCGATCCCAGCCAGGTGCTCGCAGACCCGTCGGAGGCCGCTTCGGTCACGACCACCGTGGATCGCGAGATCGATCTCGTGATCACCTCGGGTGAGTCGGCCGATCCGGTCGCGCCCGGCGAAACCCTGGTCTACATCTTCCAGGCCAGCAACGTCGGACCGTCGGACGGGTCGAACGTGACCGTCGATCTGGCCACCGTTCTGCCGGCGAACGTCAGCGTCGCCAACGTCAGCTCGAACTTCCTCGGCAGCTACTCGAACGGCGTGTGGACGATCCCGTCCCTCGAGGCCGGCAACGCGATCGACGCGGCACTGACCGTCGAGATCGCGGTCGGTAGCGGCGCCACGCCGGCGGCGAACGCCATCTCCGGAACCGCGACCGTGACCGGCAGCAACGAGACCCGGATCAATACGGGCGACGACAGCGCGACGGAGACGACCTCGATTTCCGCCAGCTGA
- a CDS encoding uroporphyrinogen-III C-methyltransferase yields MSERKSSETDPDATGPSASGTDPEPGDEATETTRTGGKDEAGVASEGSAGSASEDASRKPAPSRRGGGRGIAVLALLAAIAALVLATRPYWGEGSDGRSANALSADDVRQLDRQLADRLEQRLADRIDPLQSGLDELDALAARVDALAERLDAMDGSIAESVERSIQQSMGEGASQVEALTRRVGRLEGTQSSAEASLEARMAALEQRIEQRVEGLQQRLGTLGDDLEQAGRESARRLALVHARALLLQGRDRLELDGDVDAARAAWSRAAERLREVGAVAGAPAPAADALDRLVEAARALEATDTAGRVQRLDALAAAVDAWPAVRPAGTTAGANERPDSAERDDEAGWRERVGSAFGRLVRVERLDDAAPNPAEVDRARERIRAALAAAAVAAARSDHDTATVLIERAAADLRAYLDTEARVVRQALEQLDELAREPDEPGVPDAFDAAAAAVEAGLETTRPESTR; encoded by the coding sequence ATGAGCGAACGCAAGTCCAGCGAAACCGACCCGGACGCCACCGGTCCGAGCGCTTCCGGCACCGACCCGGAGCCGGGCGACGAGGCCACCGAAACGACCCGGACAGGGGGCAAGGACGAGGCGGGCGTCGCGTCGGAAGGCTCGGCCGGAAGCGCGTCGGAAGACGCATCTCGCAAGCCGGCGCCGTCCCGGCGCGGAGGCGGCCGTGGGATTGCGGTGCTGGCCCTGCTGGCCGCGATCGCCGCGCTGGTCCTGGCAACCCGCCCGTACTGGGGCGAGGGCAGCGACGGGCGGTCCGCGAACGCACTCTCCGCCGACGACGTGCGCCAGCTGGATCGGCAGCTTGCCGACCGGCTCGAGCAACGCCTTGCCGATCGCATCGATCCGCTGCAGTCCGGGCTGGACGAACTGGACGCGCTGGCCGCCCGGGTCGATGCGCTCGCCGAGCGCCTCGACGCGATGGACGGGTCGATCGCGGAATCGGTCGAACGCTCGATCCAGCAATCGATGGGCGAGGGCGCATCGCAGGTCGAGGCCCTGACCCGGCGCGTCGGTCGGCTGGAGGGCACCCAGTCCAGCGCCGAGGCCAGCCTCGAAGCGCGCATGGCCGCGCTCGAACAGCGCATCGAGCAGCGGGTCGAGGGGCTGCAACAGCGGCTCGGTACGCTCGGCGACGACCTGGAGCAGGCCGGTCGGGAGAGTGCGCGACGCCTGGCCCTGGTCCACGCGCGGGCCCTGCTGCTGCAAGGACGCGACCGGCTCGAACTCGACGGCGACGTGGACGCGGCGCGGGCCGCGTGGTCGCGCGCCGCGGAGCGGCTGCGGGAGGTCGGAGCGGTGGCCGGAGCACCCGCGCCGGCGGCCGACGCGCTGGATCGTCTGGTCGAGGCGGCCCGTGCCCTCGAGGCGACCGATACCGCCGGCCGCGTGCAGCGCCTGGATGCGCTGGCCGCCGCGGTCGACGCATGGCCGGCAGTCCGACCGGCAGGGACGACGGCGGGTGCGAACGAGCGCCCGGATTCCGCCGAGCGCGACGACGAAGCGGGCTGGCGCGAACGGGTCGGCTCGGCCTTCGGCCGCCTGGTCCGCGTCGAGCGTCTCGATGACGCGGCGCCGAACCCGGCCGAGGTGGACCGGGCCCGCGAGCGGATCCGCGCGGCGCTTGCCGCCGCCGCCGTGGCCGCCGCGCGCTCCGACCATGACACGGCGACGGTATTGATCGAGCGGGCCGCCGCCGATCTCCGCGCCTATCTCGACACGGAGGCGCGCGTTGTCCGGCAGGCGCTGGAGCAGCTCGACGAGCTGGCTCGCGAACCGGACGAGCCGGGCGTTCCGGACGCCTTCGATGCCGCCGCGGCGGCGGTCGAGGCCGGCCTCGAGACGACTCGCCCGGAGTCGACGCGATGA